A stretch of Maniola hyperantus chromosome 15, iAphHyp1.2, whole genome shotgun sequence DNA encodes these proteins:
- the LOC117988834 gene encoding protein Loquacious-like isoform X1 → MMDGGVVHPHPGVVHGGVPGVPGVVHGMPVHGAGPDGEHAPHGPRRRYQNRTKPPNNLERLPLDEAAKREMESLPMKTPVSVLQELLARRGNVPKYELVQIEGMIHEPTFRYRVTVADLVAMGTGRSKKEAKHSAAKALLDKLTGATPADQSTNGTVPETGTVVSSFEDKLMGNPVGWLQELCMSRFWPPPSYHAENDDNVTRRLPHERQFTIVCTLLKRREVGTGKSKKLAKRQAAYKMWQALQDNPPESFQPDEEGGLAARYADLKDSKISTLTTSHSHKVSQFHKHLKQSVGPNLAKLQVTPLNNKDFNFVQFLQEIASEQSFEVTYVDIEEKSMTGRSQCLVQLSTLPVAVCYGSGLTSKDAQASAAQNALEYLKIMTKK, encoded by the exons ATGGATGGCGGTGTGGTGCACCCCCACCCTGGCGTGGTCCACGGTGGCGTGCCGGGCGTGCCAGGTGTGGTGCACGGCATGCCGGTGCACGGCGCGGGGCCGGACGGCGAGCACGCGCCGCACGGCCCGCGTCGCCGCTACCAGAACCGCACCAAGCCGCCCAACAACCTGGAGCGCCTGCCGCTGGACGAAGCTGCCAAGAGG GAAATGGAGTCCTTGCCCATGAAGACGCCAGTGTCGGTGCTGCAAGAGCTGCTGGCGCGGCGCGGCAACGTGCCCAAGTACGAGCTGGTGCAGATCGAGGGCATGATCCATGAGCCTACCTTCCGCTACCGAGTCACTGTCGCTGATTTAGTGG CTATGGGTACTGGAAGGTCGAAGAAGGAAGCCAAGCATTCAGCTGCCAAAGCCTTGCTTGACAAGTTGACTGGAGCCACCCCGGCTGATCAGTCTACTAATGGAACTGTGCCAGAAAC tGGCACTGTGGTGTCCTCGTTCGAGGACAAGCTGATGGGCAACCCGGTGGGCTGGCTGCAGGAGCTGTGCATGTCGCGCTTCTGGCCTCCGCCTTCCTACCACGCAGAGAACGATGACAACGTGACTAGGC GTCTGCCTCACGAGCGCCAGTTCACGATCGTGTGCACGCTCCTGAAGCGCCGTGAAGTGGGTACGGGCAAGTCTAAGAAGCTGGCCAAGCGCCAGGCTGCTTACAAGATGTGGCAGGCGTTGCAGGACAACCCACCAGAATCTTTCCAGCCTGACGAAGAG GGCGGCTTGGCGGCCCGCTACGCTGACCTGAAAGATAGTAAAATCTCCACACTCACCACCAGCCACAGCCACAAGGTGTCGCAGTTTCACAAACATCTCAAACAGTCTGTCGGCCCCAACCTGGCCAAGTTGCAG GTCACTCCATTGAACAACAAGGACTTCAACTTTGTTCAATTCCTGCAAGAGATCGCTTCCGAACAATCGTTCGAAGTGACTTACGTGGATATTGAGGAGAAGTCCATGACTGGACGTAGCCAATGCTTGGTGCAACTGTCCACTTTGCCCGTGGCAGTGTGCTACGGCTCCGGCCTCACCAGCAAGGACGCCCAAGCCTCGGCCGCCCAAAACGCGCTCGAATACCTCAAAATAATGACAAAGAAGTGA
- the LOC117988834 gene encoding protein Loquacious-like isoform X2 — protein sequence MMDGGVVHPHPGVVHGGVPGVPGVVHGMPVHGAGPDGEHAPHGPRRRYQNRTKPPNNLERLPLDEAAKREMESLPMKTPVSVLQELLARRGNVPKYELVQIEGMIHEPTFRYRVTVADLVAMGTGRSKKEAKHSAAKALLDKLTGATPADQSTNGTVPETGTVVSSFEDKLMGNPVGWLQELCMSRFWPPPSYHAENDDNVTRRLPHERQFTIVCTLLKRREVGTGKSKKLAKRQAAYKMWQALQDNPPESFQPDEEVTPLNNKDFNFVQFLQEIASEQSFEVTYVDIEEKSMTGRSQCLVQLSTLPVAVCYGSGLTSKDAQASAAQNALEYLKIMTKK from the exons ATGGATGGCGGTGTGGTGCACCCCCACCCTGGCGTGGTCCACGGTGGCGTGCCGGGCGTGCCAGGTGTGGTGCACGGCATGCCGGTGCACGGCGCGGGGCCGGACGGCGAGCACGCGCCGCACGGCCCGCGTCGCCGCTACCAGAACCGCACCAAGCCGCCCAACAACCTGGAGCGCCTGCCGCTGGACGAAGCTGCCAAGAGG GAAATGGAGTCCTTGCCCATGAAGACGCCAGTGTCGGTGCTGCAAGAGCTGCTGGCGCGGCGCGGCAACGTGCCCAAGTACGAGCTGGTGCAGATCGAGGGCATGATCCATGAGCCTACCTTCCGCTACCGAGTCACTGTCGCTGATTTAGTGG CTATGGGTACTGGAAGGTCGAAGAAGGAAGCCAAGCATTCAGCTGCCAAAGCCTTGCTTGACAAGTTGACTGGAGCCACCCCGGCTGATCAGTCTACTAATGGAACTGTGCCAGAAAC tGGCACTGTGGTGTCCTCGTTCGAGGACAAGCTGATGGGCAACCCGGTGGGCTGGCTGCAGGAGCTGTGCATGTCGCGCTTCTGGCCTCCGCCTTCCTACCACGCAGAGAACGATGACAACGTGACTAGGC GTCTGCCTCACGAGCGCCAGTTCACGATCGTGTGCACGCTCCTGAAGCGCCGTGAAGTGGGTACGGGCAAGTCTAAGAAGCTGGCCAAGCGCCAGGCTGCTTACAAGATGTGGCAGGCGTTGCAGGACAACCCACCAGAATCTTTCCAGCCTGACGAAGAG GTCACTCCATTGAACAACAAGGACTTCAACTTTGTTCAATTCCTGCAAGAGATCGCTTCCGAACAATCGTTCGAAGTGACTTACGTGGATATTGAGGAGAAGTCCATGACTGGACGTAGCCAATGCTTGGTGCAACTGTCCACTTTGCCCGTGGCAGTGTGCTACGGCTCCGGCCTCACCAGCAAGGACGCCCAAGCCTCGGCCGCCCAAAACGCGCTCGAATACCTCAAAATAATGACAAAGAAGTGA